Proteins from one Macrobrachium rosenbergii isolate ZJJX-2024 chromosome 14, ASM4041242v1, whole genome shotgun sequence genomic window:
- the LOC136845924 gene encoding uncharacterized protein — protein sequence MLPTWRLPDGGTSGGMGILLTMFAIVASVRADVIISDAVYGATQKYLSLSNSGEDTTALFIKAYSSTIEPVISNLTIVARKSVNVTSLAAIALPSSGTSNDVDLSSFKAPEPNNTCGPYFLVFTLTAVGDKDPYQQYPVAVNPTQQCTEDVDLKWVVKDDPKVDFSITVERWKTQGRRLHDENLQRRKFRP from the exons ATGTTACCCACTTGGAGATTACCAGACGGAGGAACATCCGGAGGAATGGGGATCCTCCTGACGATGTTTGCGATCGTGGCTTCTGTGAGAGCAGATGTCATCATTTCGGACGCGGTTTACGGTGCCACCCAG AAATACCTCTCCTTGTCCAACTCGGGAGAAGACACCACAGCCCTGTTCATCAAAGCGTACAGTTCCACGATAGAACCAGTGATCAGTAATCTAACCATCGTAGCTCGGAAGTCCGTCAACGTTACATCTCTGGCGGCAATTG CGCTGCCAAGTAGCGGAACTTCGAATGATGTTGACTTAAGCTCCTTCAAGGCTCCTGAACCCAACAAT ACTTGCGGGCCATACTTCCTCGTGTTCACTCTGACAGCCGTTGGAGACAAGGACCCATACCAGCAGTATCCCGTAGCTGTTAACCCGACCCAACAGTGCACCGAAG ATGTCGATTTGAAGTGGGTTGTTAAAGACGATCCAAAAGTCGACTTCTCGATTACGGTAGAACGATGGAAAACTCAAGGCAGAAG GCTTCACGATGAAAATCTCCAACGGAGGAAATTCAGACCTTAA
- the LOC136845528 gene encoding uncharacterized protein, whose protein sequence is MHVGQPELLSYWYTDGSSTAVLLDGWSAVLLDVPNKQSISLAKNASVNVSVTGLEIPMDVPDQYYLAVFIIDPYNKTNDSNRTNNFAVAEIQVPYIGEWERRVYVLNMIQPSREAAALLCQMEKVTVGMLHLSAGGTAKGRGSGFVPVPTSLLGKPLTNYNKVKDYSGKLDAMDLCSDDEDGDEDVIYNSMLMKTVEVIRNLRDSLDNVTLTQPGPAAENNKTKVLLELADALLTRAIEEEGLVRYFLMKGLSAALKKHLFQILMPGYGMNPMMFEMFLTEAGIPMPRRPPPPPPGYGGGYGSRPGGFPPGAIPPGAYASVGGSFGGGFGGGSVWTGFNGFGSDDGNGSGGYGGGGEESGEGNDNDNDDDDDDKDENTGGQPQEEVKAAGSGIFSGLFSGTQNSNAGPALSSQSSTNKKQEQAKCETVYCNFGGTDMCLDESWICDQVVDCSNGKDEENCPSASAMKSDRTFSLINDTMKDGKKEQKHAEVFHSKVAAMLKKSSPQYQGSFQSINFPGEASYPEGGGQEFNNEWGGNGGWNGGNGGGPDEGFFSEFDDDNNGGAMFGGKYSWDNGGGWGGGGGGGGGGGGR, encoded by the exons ATGCACGTGGGGCAGCCCGAATTGCTCAGCTACTGGTACACGGACGGTTCTTCCACAGCTGTCTTGCTTGATGGATGGTCTGCAGTTTTGCTGGATGTACCTAACAAGCAAAGCATCA GTCTAGCGAAAAATGCCTCCGTCAACGTATCGGTTACGGGTTTGGAGATTCCCATGGATGTGCCTGATCAGTATTACCTGGCAGTCTTCATAATCGATCCGTATAACAAGACCAATGACTCCAACAGGACTAACAATTTTGCCGTGGCAGAGATTCAAGTGCCTTACATAGGTGAGTGGGAGCGTAGGGTTTATGTTCTAAATATG ATCCAGCCGAGTCGAGAGGCAGCTGCCTTGTTGTGCCAGATGGAGAAAGTGACGGTCGGGATGCTACACTTATCAGCTGGAGGAACG gcaaAGGGCAGGGGAAGCGGTTTCGTCCCCGTCCCTACGAGCCTCCTCGGCAAACCTCTGACCAACTACAACAAGGTGAAGGACTACTCCGGTAAACTGGACGCCATGGACCTCTGTTCAGACGACGAGGACGGCGACGAGGATGTGATTTATAACTCGATGCTCATGAAAACTGTGGAAGTCATTCGGAATCTCCGTGACTCTCTGGATAATGTGACTCTCACT CAACCAGGACCAGCAGCCGAGAACAACAAGACCAAAGTCCTGCTGGAGCTCGCCGACGCCCTCCTGACGCGGGCCATCGAAGAAGAAGGTCTCGTGAGATACTTCCTCATGAAGGGACTGTCCGCAGCCCTGAAGAAACACTTGTTCCAGATCCTGATGCCAGGCTACGGGATGAACCCCATGATGTTCGAGATGTTCCTGACCGAGGCTGGAATTCCCATGCCAAGGCGtccgccacccccaccccctggtTATGGTGGAGGATATGGCTCAAGACCTGGAGGATTCCCACCTGGTGCTATCCCACCTGGTGCTTACGCTAGTGTTGGTGGCAGctttggtggaggatttggtggaggaaGTGTCTGGACAGGCTTCAACGGTTTTGGCAGCGATGATGGTAACGGCAGTGGGGGctatggtggtggtggtgaagaAAGTGGTGaaggaaatgataatgataatgatgatgatgatgatgataaagatgaaaataccgGTGGACAACCTCAAGAAGAAGTCAAAGCCGCAGGAAGTGGCATCTTTTCTGGTCTATTCTCTGGCACACAGAATTCCAATGCAGGTCCTGCGCTCAGTTCCCAAAGTTCCACAAACAAGAAACA GGAGCAAGCAAAATGCGAGACAGTGTACTGTAATTTCGGTGGAACGGACATGTGCCTGGACGAGAGCTGGATATGTGATCAGGTAGTTGACTGCTCAAACGGAAAAGACGAGGAAAACTGCCCTTCCGCTT CTGCGATGAAGTCAGACAGGACATTCAGCCTCATTAACGACACCATGAAAGACGGCAAGAAGGAACAGAAGCACGCAGAGGTGTTCCATTCGAAGGTTGCTGCCATGCTCAAGAAATCTTCTCCACAGTACCAGGGAAGTTTCCAGAGCATCAACTTCCCAGGAGAGGCCAGTTATCCGGAAGGCGGTGGGCAGGAATTCAATAATGAGTGGGGAGGCAACGGTGGTTGGAATGGCGGGAATGGTGGTGGTCCTGATGAAGGTTTCTTCAGCGAGTTCGACGATGACAACAACGGCGGAGCGATGTTCGGAGGGAAATACAGCTGGGATAACggaggagggtggggaggaggaggaggaggaggaggaggaggaggaggaaggtaa